The Euphorbia lathyris chromosome 2, ddEupLath1.1, whole genome shotgun sequence genome includes a window with the following:
- the LOC136219061 gene encoding uncharacterized protein, producing the protein MAPSPLLTVFTFSLYLSILAGQAVEVPFHPQDLLPLLPKEVAWPILNYLNSPLDILPTFVGTASPGNEAVEWKGACFYENTAWMEFHNKTGSEFGGGTLHIEVSKAHSWTCMDLYVFATPYRVTWDYYFLTRDHTLEFDEWEDKAEYNYVKNRGVSIFLMQAGMLGTLRALWDVFPLFSNTGWGENSNIGFLEKHMGAKFEVRPQPWVTNISVDDIHSGDFLAISKIRGRWGGFETLEKWVSGAYAGHTAVCLRDSEGKLWVGESGHENEQGEDIIAMLPWDEWWEFELTKDDSNPHIALLPLHPDLRAKFNETAAWEYALSMNDQPYGYHNMIFSWIDTVDGNYPPPLDANLVASVMQVWSQMQPEYAANLWTEALNKRLGTQGLNLSGILVEVEKRGSSFGELLTVPEQDDWVYSDGKSASCIAFVLELYKAGGLFNPISSSVQVTEFTIKDAYTLKFFENNSSRLPKWCNDGDSVKLPYCQIRGKYRMELPGYNTIDPYPHMNEKCPSLPPKYYRTQHC; encoded by the exons ATGGCGCCATCTCCTTTGTTGACCGTGTTTACGTTTTCATTATATCTCTCTATTTTGGCCGGACAAGCAGTGGAAGTCCCATTTCACCCGCAGGATTTGCTGCCCTTGCTGCCCAAGGAAGTTGCTTGGCCAATTCTCAATTACCTCAACAGTCCGCTTGACATTTTGCCGACTTTTGTGGGAACTGCCTCGCCTGGAAATGAAGCCGTGGAGTGGAAGGGTGCTTGTTTTTATGAGAACACCGCTTGGATGGAGTTCCACAATAAGACTGGCAGTGAATTTGGTGGTGGCACACTTCATATCGAG GTTAGCAAAGCTCATAGCTGGACATGTATGGACCTTTATGTCTTTGCAACTCCATACCGAGTTACATGGGATTACTATTTTCTCACTAGGGACCATACACTTGAATTTGATGAGTGGGAAGACAAGGCTGAGTATAATTAT GTAAAAAACAGGGGAGTTTCGATTTTTCTCATGCAAGCAGGAATGCTTGGTACCCTTCGAGCACTGTGGGATGTCTTCCCCCTATTCTCAAATACTGGATGGGGAGAGAATTCCAATATTGGGTTTCTGGAAAAGCATATGGGGGCTAAGTTTGAAGTACGTCCTCAGCCTTGGGTTACCAATATCAGCGTTGATGATATTCATTCTGGAGATTTCCTTGCAATATCAAAAATTCGTGGGAGGTGGGGTGGTTTTGAGACTTTGGAGAAGTGGGTCAGTGGAGCTTATGCTGGTCATACTGCTGTTTGCCTAAGGGATTCTGAAGGGAAATTGTGGGTTGGTGAATCAGGACATGAAAATGAACAG GGGGAAGATATTATTGCTATGTTACCATGGGATGAATGGTGGGAATTTGAGCTGACAAAGGATGATTCTAATCCACATATTGCACTGCTTCCTCTGCATCCTGATCTGCGAGCCAAGTTTAACGAGACTGCCGCGTGGGAGTATGCATTAAGCATGAATGACCAACCATATGGTTACCATAACATGATATTTAGCTGGATAGACACAGTGGATGGGAATTATCCACCCCCGTTGGATGCTAACCTG GTTGCATCTGTTATGCAGGTTTGGAGCCAAATGCAACCTGAATATGCTGCCAACTTGTGGACTGAAGCCTTGAACAAGCGACTTGGAACTCAG GGCCTTAATCTTTCTGGTATCTTGGTAGAAGTTGAAAAGCGTGGGTCATCTTTTGGTGAACTGTTGACAGTTCCTGAACAGGATGATTGGGTATACTCTGATGGGAAGTCagcttcttgcattgcatttgTCCTTGAATTATACAAGGCAGGAGGCCTCTTTAACCCAATCAGTAGCTCTGTACAAGTGACTGAGTTTACG ATTAAAGATGCTTACACACTCAAGTTTTTTGAAAACAACTCAAGTCGTCTCCCAAAGTGGTGCAATGATGGGGACAGTGTGAAACTCCCGTACTGTCAGATTCGAGGCAAGTATCGAATGGAACTACCTGGATACAATACCATAGACCCTTATCCTCACATGAACGAAAAGTGTCCATCGCTGCCCCCTAAATATTATAGAACCCAGCATTGCTGA